GTCAGGACCCCGACGGACCCTACGCCGCGGTCATCCCCAAGTGGGTGAAGGCGCTGCTGCGCGACGAGCCCTGCACGATCAACGGCGACGGCGAGACGAGCCGCGACTTCTGCTACGTCAAGAACGCAGTTCAGGCGAACCTGCTCGCGGCGGTGGCGGACGCGTCGGCGACCGACCGGGCGTACAACGTCGCCTACGGGCAGCGCACGACGCTGAAGGAGCTCTTCGCGCTGCTCCGCGACGGGCTCGCGAAGGACCGTCCCGCGATCGCGAGCGCCGAGCCGAAGTACGCCGACTTCCGTCCGGGCGACGTGCGGCACTCGCTCGCCGACATCGGCGCCGCGCGCAAGAACCTCGGCTACGAGCCGACGCACGACGTGCGCCGCGGGCTCGACGAGGCGCTCGCCTGGTACGCGGCGCAGTACGGCTGAAAGCGCGACGGACGAGGGGTCGAGCGACCCCTCGTCGTCCTCCTCGCAGCTCGCGCTACCAGCTCGCGTGCTGGCTGCGCGTCGTGATCGCGTGCGCGAGCTGCGCCGCGAGCTTCGCGTCGAGCGGCCGCAGACGCGCGAGCACGTCCTCGGCCTTCTTGAACTCGCCCATCATCACGTAGGTCTCGCCGAGGTACTCGAGCGCCTGCGGGTAGTCCGGGCGCAGCCGCAGCGCCTCGTCGTACGCGGCGATCGCCTCGTCGAAGCGGCGCTGGCTCTTGAGCGCGTGGCCGAGGCCGTTCCAGGCTTCGGGCAGGTCGGCGCGGCGGGCGATCGCCGCGCGGTAGCTCGCCTCGGCGGCGGCCCACTCGCCGGCCTGCGCCTGCAGGCGTCCCTGGTTGGCGAGCGCCTCTGCCGAGAGTCCGCCGTTGCCGCCCGGCGTCGGCGTCGGCAGCGGATCGTCGTCGCCCGCGGCGTGGGCGGGTCCGGCGAGCGCGACCGCGACCGCGAGCGCGGCGAGCGTCCGCCACGTGCGGCGAGCCAACCAGAGGTTCGTGAATCGCTCGTGCTTGGGCTCGTTCATGGCGCGCGTCCTAGCAGGTCCGCGCCGGTGAGAACACAGCGACGCGTGTAGATCCGGGAAAAGCGATTTGTGCTTTCGTCCAGCGGCGGCGCGCGCAATGACGGTGCGTGACGTGGTGACGGCGTCGGCGACGCTGGCGTCGCTCTTGCACCGAGGCCGCGGGATGACGCGCTCGCTGATCACCCTCGTCGTTTCGACCGCGACCCTCGCCCTCGTCGCCTGCAGCTCCGGACCGGGCACTCGCGGACCGGTGCAGCCGGCGCCGCCGGGACCGCTCGATGCGCTGCGCAGCGTCTGGGGCGATTACTCGGGCCGCTGCCCGGACTCCTACGCCTACTGCAGCGGCGACGGGGGGCAGGCGATCTGCTGTCCGCTCACCGCGCGCTGCTGCGAGGACTCGCGCGGCGCGTACTGCTGCGAGGACGACCGCTACGGCCGCTCCGAGCGCGACGACCGCCGCTACCGCGACCGCAACGACCCCGACTACGACGACGACCGTCGGCGCTACGACTCCGACCCGTACCGGTACGACGAGACCAATCCGTACTGAGCACCGGCGTACGCCGATCGGGCTCGCACTGACGGACGGTCGCGAGCACCGTACGGACCTCTAGCGGGATTGCCTCGTCGGTTGCGAGGCGCGATGCGCGATCCGTGAAGACAAAAAATGGCTGCCTCCTCGTCCTGACGCGCTCCGTGAATGCGGTCGAGGAGCCCGCATCTCTTGACGCGGCGCGTCCCTTGGGGATGCTGGAGCCATGGCCGTACGTGGCGCGAGCTGGCTGATCGAGCCGGTGGGGTCGACCCCGCAGTTCACCGGCGCGGACTTCACCGACGACGACCGTCTCTACGCGAAGACGGCGGAGGACTTCGTCCGCAACGAGGTGCTGCCGATCCTCGACCGCATCGAGGCGAAGGAGGAGGGGCTGATGCCGGCGCTGCTCAAGCGCGCGGGCGAGCTCGGCCTCCTGATGATCGACATCCCCGAGAAGTACGGCGGGCTCGGCCTCGACAAGACGACCTCGATGCTGGTCTCCGAGCGCGGCGCGCTGTGCGCGTCCTTCAGCGTCTCGTGGGGCGCGCACACCGGCATCGGCACGCTGCCGACGGTGTACTACGGCACCGAGGAGCAGAAGCAGCGCTACCTGCCGAAGCTCGCGACCGGCGAGTGGCTCGCAGCCTACGCGCTCACCGAGCCCGGCTCGGGCAGCGACGCGCTCGGCGCGAAGACCATCGCCGAGCGTCAGCCCGACGGCAGCTTTCGCTTGACGGGCACGAAGCAGTTCATCACCAACGCCGGCTTCGCGGACCTGTTCACGGTCTTCGCCAAGGTCGACGGCGACAAGTTCACGGCGTTCCTCGTCGAGCGCGACTCGCCGGGGCTGTCGACCGGACCCGAGGAGAAGAAGCTCGGCATCAAGGGCTCGTCGACGCGCCAGCTCATCCTCGACGGCACGCCCGTGCCCGCCGACCACGTGCTGGGCCAGATCGGGCAGGGCCACAAGATCGCCTTCAACATCCTCAACATCGGCCGCTTCAAGCTCGGCGCGGGCGCGGTCGGCGCGGCAAAGGAGTGTCTGCAGATCGCGCTCGACTACGCGCGCGAGCGCAAGCAGTTCGGCCAGCCGATCGCGAGCTTTGGCATGATCCAGCGCAAGCTCGCCGAGATGGCGACGCTGATCTACGTCGCCGACAGCATGAGCTACCGCACCGCGGGGCTGATGGACGACGCGGCGCACGCGCTCGATCCGAACGCTCCGGACTACCAGGAGCGGCTCGTCCGCGAGTCCATCGAGGAGTACACGATCGAGGCGTCGGCGCTGAAGGTGTTCGGCACCGAGACGCTCGACTTCGTCGCCGACGAGGCGCTGCAGGTGCTCGGCGGCTACGGCTTCACCGCCGAGTATCCGGTCGAGCGCCACTACCGCGACTCGCGCATCAACCGCATCTTCGAGGGCACGAACGAGATCAACCGGCTCATCATCCCGGCGACGCTGCTCAAGCGCGTCGGCCAGGGCGCGCTGCCGTTCACCGAGTTCCTCGAGAAGGTCGATCGCGAGATCGCCGAGGGTGCGAGCTGGGGTTCGGAGAAGGCGGGGGCGCTCGAGCGCGAGTACCGCGCGGCCGAGGTCAGCAAGCGCATCGTCGCCTACATCACGCGCCTGCTGGTCGAGAAGAGCCTCGCCTCGCTCAAGGACAAGCAGCAGCACCTCGAGATCCTGAGCAACATGATCATCGAGGTGTTCGCGATGGACAGCGTGGTCGCGCGCACGCTGGCGCTCAAGGGCCACGGCAGCGAGAGCGACGATCAGCTCCGCCTGATGATGACCAAGATCTACGTCGCGGCGACGCACGAGAGCGTGCTCGACGGCGCACGCAAGCTGCTCGCCAACGAGTTCGAGGGCGAGGAGCTGCGCAAGCACCTGCAGCTCGAAGACATCCTGCCGAAGATCCCGATGCGCACCATCGCCGCGAAGACCAAGCTCGCCGAGGCGCTGGTCGCGCAGGGTTTGGGTCCGGTGTTCCTGCGCTAGCCTCTCCCGACGCCGGCCGACGATGAAGACGCGCATCTTGCTCATCCGCCACGGCGCGACCGTGCTGTCGGCGGAGGACCGCTTCGCGGGCTCGACCGACGTCGAGCTGTCCGACGAGGGACGCCGTCAAGCACGCGCGCTCGCCGAGCGCCTCGCCGACGACCGCCTCGCGGCGATCTACGCGAGCCCGATGCGGCGCGCGCTCGAGACCGCGTCGATCGTCGGCCGTCCGCACGGCCTCGAGCCGATCGTCGAGCCCGGGCTGCGCGAGATCGGCCACGGCCACTGGGAAGGCCTCACGCGCAAGGAGGTCGAGCAGCGCTTCGCCGAGGAGTACGCGGCCTGGGAGCTCGATCCGGTCACCTTCGCGCCGCGGGGCGGCGAGCCCGGGGTCGCGGTGATGGCGCGCGCGCTGCCGGTGATCCGCACGCTGGTCGAGCGCCACGCCGGCGCGACGGTCGCCGTCGTGTCGCACAAGGCGACGATCCGCCTCGTGCTCGCGGCGCTGCTCGGCATCGAGCCGCGCGGCTACCGCGACCGCCTCGACCAGGCGCCCGCGTGCCTCAACGTCGTCGACTTCAAGGACCCGGTGCGCGCGCGCCTGATGCTCTACAACGACGTCTCGCACTACGCCGACACGCCGAGCCAGCCGACCGGGCAGCTCTCGAAGTGGTGGGACGAGCGCTAGCAAGAGCCAAGCTTCGCCTCGCCGCACGACGTGACAGGATGGGAAGGGACGGGTGAACGGCGCCGCGGCGCCGTCGTCCAAGTCCCATGCGGCGCGCGCTCCTTCTCGTCTCGGTGCTCGCCGTGCTCGGCTTCGTCTTCGGGGTGCGCGCGCGGATCGTCGAGCTGCCATCGCGCTGGGATCCCTGGGCGCCGCTCGACGTCCGGGACCCGCCGAACCTGCTGACGCGCTACAAGCTCGCGCGCCTGTCGATCGACGATGCGCTCTGCCGCACGACGCTGTCGTCCGCGGAGATGCGCTACCAGCCGTTGCCCGACCGCGAGACCGCACCGGGCTGCGGCTTCAAGAACGCGGTGCGCGTCTCGGCGACGAGCGCGCGCGTCGCGACGCCGTTCGCGGCGTCGTGTCGGCTCGCGGTCTCGCTCGCGCTCTGGGAGCTGCACGTCGTGCAGCCGGCGGCGCGTCGCCACTTCGGTCAGGAGGTCGCGGGGCTCGAACACTTCGGCAGCTACGCGTGCCGCAACGTCTACGGACGCGAGACCGGACGACGCAGCCGGCACGCGACCGCCGACGCGCTCGACGTCGCGGGCTTCGTGCTCGCCGACGGGCGGCGCATCCGCGTCGCGGCGGACTGGGACGGCGACGACCAGACGGCGCTCTTTCTGCGCGAGGTGCGCGACGGCGCGTGTCCGTACTTCGCCTCGGTGCTCGGGCCGGACTACAACGCGGCGCACCGCGACCACCTGCACCTCGACCGCGGCGGCTTCGGGATCTGCCGGTGAAACACGCCGGCGTTCTTGATCACGATGTCGGTGCGGGCACGCGGCGAGTGACTGCCGTCCGCTAGCGGTGGTCCGCGCGAGCGGCGCTTCGCGCGCGCGGCGTCAGCGGATGTCGCCGCGAAGGAAGCGGGCGAGCGCCTTGCCGGTCTCCTCCTGCACGTCGTCGAAGTCGCCGCCGAACGTGCCCATCGACACGCTGCCCTCGATGCGGCAGCGTGCGACGGCATTGCTGTACGGATCCTCGACGAGCCAGGTCGACTCGAGCACGCCGGTGCCGAAGCCGTAGCGCGAGATGAAGCGCAGCGCGCGGATGCCGGGATCGAAGCGCTCGATGCGGCCGACGACCCGCGCGGCAGGCAGGCTCGAGGACGGCGCGAGCACCTCGATGCCGGATCGCTCGAGCTCGTTCGTCACCGTGCGCTTGAAGCTGCGCAGCCGATCCGGCGACACGCCGTCGTGCGTCTCGTCCTCGACCACGAGCTTGACGTTCGTCACCGGAACCGGGACGGGCACGTGCACGTCGAGCGTCGCGCTCGCGCAGCCGGTCGCGAGGGCGACGACGGTGACGGCGACTGCGACCGCGACCGTGGCGCGCGCGCACGGCATCCTCCGCTGCGCCGTCCACCGCGAGATCGAAGCCGCCACGCGCCGCACCGCTCCTCCCGCCCGCTTCCTCGCGCATCGACGCGCGCCGCACAAACGGAGCCCGGGGTGTCGCGCGGCACGGGTTGACCCGCCCTCTGCCGCACGGGATCCTGCGAGGCCGTCATCCGAATCGCATGGAGGAGCAACGATGGGTGAGATGATCAACGTGACGCGGCCGGACGGGAAGACCTGCCCCGCCTACCTCACGGAGCCGGCGGGCAAGCCCGGGGCGCCGGGCGTCGTGCTGATCCAGGAGTGGTGGGGCCTCAACGACCAGATCAAGGGCCTCGCCGACCGCCTCGCCAACGAGGGGTACCGCGTCCTCGTCCCCGACCTCTACCGCGGCAAGGTGACCGCGGTGGTTGACGAGGCGAACCACCTGATGACCAACCTCGACTTCGTCGACGCCGGCACGCAGGACGTCCGCGGCTGCGCGCAGCACCTGAAGAAGGCGTCGAGCAAGGTGGGCGTGAGCGGCTTCTGCATGGGCGGCGCGCTCACCGTGATCGCGGCGGTGCACGTGCCGGAGGTCGACGCCGCGGTGTGCTTCTACGGCATCCCGCCGAAGGAGGCGGCCGACCCCGCGAAGGTGCGCGTGCCGTTCCAGGGCCACTTCGCCAACCAGGACGACTGGTGCACGCCGGCCGCGGTCGACGTGCTCGAGGCGGGTCTCAAGCAGTCCGGCGTCCAGCACGAAATTCACCGCTACGACGCGCAGCACGCGTTCATGAACGAGGCGCGTCCGGAGGTCTACGACGCGCAGGCGGCGAAGCTCGCCTGGCAGCGGACGCTCGACTTCTTCGGCCGCACGCTGCGCGCGTGACCATGCCGGCCGGGGCGACGGCGCTCGCCGGCCTGCGGGTGGTCGACGCGACCGACGAGAGCGGACGGCTCGCAGGCAAGCTCCTCGCGGAGCTCGGCGCGGACGTCGTGCGCACGCGGCGCGGCGTCGCCGGCGCGTCCTTGCCGGGCGCCGCCGGCGAGCGCGGCGGCGTGCTCGACTGGTGGTACGACGCGGGCACGCGCGCGCTCGAGCTCGATCTCGAGGACGAGCGCGCGCGGCGCGTCTTCCGCGACCTCGTCGGGCGCGCCGACGTCCTGATCGAGACCGAGCCGCCCGGGCGGCTCGAGCGTCTCGGACTCGGCTTCGACGCGCTGCGCGCGCTGCAGCCGCAGCTCGTGCACGTCTCGCTGACGCCGTTCGGCGGCGACGGTCCGCGCGCGCACTGGCAGGCGAGCGACCTGGTCGCGGGCGCGCTCGGCGGCGTGCTCGCGGTCAGCGGCACGCCCGATCAGCCGCTCAACGGCTTCGGCCGGCAGTCGTTCCACATCGGCGGCTTCTACGCGGCGATCACGGCGCTCGTCGCGCTGCGCGTCGCGCGCGCGGAACGACGCGCGGTGCACGTCGACGTGAACCTGCAGCAGTGCGTGCTGAGCTGCACCGAGCAGCTGCTGATGTTCTGGTTCTTCCAGAACGTCTTCCCCGGCGGCATCGCGCCGCGCCGCGGCTCGCTGCACTGGACGGGCGTTTACGAGGTCGTACCGTGCGCGAGCGGGCACGCGCTGGTGACGCCCGCGCCGCACGCGATGCGGCTCTTCCAGTGGATGAACGAGGACGGGATGCTCGGCTCGCTCGCCGAGTCCCTGCCGAAGAGCGCCGCCGAGCTATTCGCGCGCGCCGACGAGGTGATGCGTCAGATCCGCGCCTGGGCGGCGACCAAGCCGGCGTCGGAGATCTTTGCCGAGGGGCAGCGACGCCGGCTGCCGTTCGCCTCGGTGCACTCGGTGCGCGAGGCGGCGAGCAGCCCGCAGGTCGCGGCGCGCGGCTTCTTGCGCGAGGTTCCGAGCGTGCCCGGCGTCGTGCTGCCGGGGCCGCTGTTTCGCCTGCGCGACGCGCCGGCCGCGGCGCCGGCGCCGCCGCCCGAGTGGCGCAGCGCGCAGAACGAGGACGCGGTCGCGGAGCTGCTGTCGTCGTGGCCGGCGCGTGCCGCCGCGGCCGACGCGCCGCGCCCGTCGTCGTCCGCGACCGCGCACAAGCCGCTCGCCGGCCTGCGCGTCCTCGACTTCACCTGGGTGCTCGCGGGTCCCAAGGCGACGCGCGTCCTCGGCGACCTCGGCGCCGACGTCATCAAGCTGCAGACCGAGATCCGCTCGCAGGGCACGGCGCACAACGACCACCCGTTCTTCGCGATGTGGAACCGCAGCAAGCGCGCGGTGACGCTCGACATGAAGCACCCGCGCGCGGCGGAGATCGTGCTGCGGCTCGCCGAGCAGGCGGACGTCGTGGTCGAGAACTTCGCGCCCGGCGTGCTCGACCGCTGGGGCGTCGGCTACGAAGCGCTGCGCGGGCGCAACGAGCGCATCATCTACCTCGGCATGTCGGGGTGCGGACGCGACGGTCCGTGGCGCGACTTCGTGACCTACGCGCCGACGATCCATGCGCTGTGCGGCCTCACCTACTTGACGAACCCGCCCGACCGCCGCGACGTCGGCCACGGCATCTCGATCACCGACCACGTGAGCGGGCTCGCGGGCGCGCTCGCCGTGCTCGCCGCGCTCGAGGCGCGCGAGCGCACCGGACGCGGACAGATGATCGATCTCTCGCAGCTCGAGGTCGGGCTCTACCTGCTCGGACCGGCGCTGCTCGAATTCGCGAGCGGCGGACGCGAGGCGCAGCCGCACGGCAACCGCGAC
This window of the Candidatus Binatia bacterium genome carries:
- a CDS encoding tetratricopeptide repeat protein, which translates into the protein MNEPKHERFTNLWLARRTWRTLAALAVAVALAGPAHAAGDDDPLPTPTPGGNGGLSAEALANQGRLQAQAGEWAAAEASYRAAIARRADLPEAWNGLGHALKSQRRFDEAIAAYDEALRLRPDYPQALEYLGETYVMMGEFKKAEDVLARLRPLDAKLAAQLAHAITTRSQHASW
- a CDS encoding acyl-CoA dehydrogenase family protein, yielding MAVRGASWLIEPVGSTPQFTGADFTDDDRLYAKTAEDFVRNEVLPILDRIEAKEEGLMPALLKRAGELGLLMIDIPEKYGGLGLDKTTSMLVSERGALCASFSVSWGAHTGIGTLPTVYYGTEEQKQRYLPKLATGEWLAAYALTEPGSGSDALGAKTIAERQPDGSFRLTGTKQFITNAGFADLFTVFAKVDGDKFTAFLVERDSPGLSTGPEEKKLGIKGSSTRQLILDGTPVPADHVLGQIGQGHKIAFNILNIGRFKLGAGAVGAAKECLQIALDYARERKQFGQPIASFGMIQRKLAEMATLIYVADSMSYRTAGLMDDAAHALDPNAPDYQERLVRESIEEYTIEASALKVFGTETLDFVADEALQVLGGYGFTAEYPVERHYRDSRINRIFEGTNEINRLIIPATLLKRVGQGALPFTEFLEKVDREIAEGASWGSEKAGALEREYRAAEVSKRIVAYITRLLVEKSLASLKDKQQHLEILSNMIIEVFAMDSVVARTLALKGHGSESDDQLRLMMTKIYVAATHESVLDGARKLLANEFEGEELRKHLQLEDILPKIPMRTIAAKTKLAEALVAQGLGPVFLR
- a CDS encoding histidine phosphatase family protein, with the translated sequence MKTRILLIRHGATVLSAEDRFAGSTDVELSDEGRRQARALAERLADDRLAAIYASPMRRALETASIVGRPHGLEPIVEPGLREIGHGHWEGLTRKEVEQRFAEEYAAWELDPVTFAPRGGEPGVAVMARALPVIRTLVERHAGATVAVVSHKATIRLVLAALLGIEPRGYRDRLDQAPACLNVVDFKDPVRARLMLYNDVSHYADTPSQPTGQLSKWWDER
- a CDS encoding extensin family protein, producing the protein MRRALLLVSVLAVLGFVFGVRARIVELPSRWDPWAPLDVRDPPNLLTRYKLARLSIDDALCRTTLSSAEMRYQPLPDRETAPGCGFKNAVRVSATSARVATPFAASCRLAVSLALWELHVVQPAARRHFGQEVAGLEHFGSYACRNVYGRETGRRSRHATADALDVAGFVLADGRRIRVAADWDGDDQTALFLREVRDGACPYFASVLGPDYNAAHRDHLHLDRGGFGICR
- a CDS encoding dienelactone hydrolase family protein, with the translated sequence MGEMINVTRPDGKTCPAYLTEPAGKPGAPGVVLIQEWWGLNDQIKGLADRLANEGYRVLVPDLYRGKVTAVVDEANHLMTNLDFVDAGTQDVRGCAQHLKKASSKVGVSGFCMGGALTVIAAVHVPEVDAAVCFYGIPPKEAADPAKVRVPFQGHFANQDDWCTPAAVDVLEAGLKQSGVQHEIHRYDAQHAFMNEARPEVYDAQAAKLAWQRTLDFFGRTLRA
- a CDS encoding CoA transferase, giving the protein MPAGATALAGLRVVDATDESGRLAGKLLAELGADVVRTRRGVAGASLPGAAGERGGVLDWWYDAGTRALELDLEDERARRVFRDLVGRADVLIETEPPGRLERLGLGFDALRALQPQLVHVSLTPFGGDGPRAHWQASDLVAGALGGVLAVSGTPDQPLNGFGRQSFHIGGFYAAITALVALRVARAERRAVHVDVNLQQCVLSCTEQLLMFWFFQNVFPGGIAPRRGSLHWTGVYEVVPCASGHALVTPAPHAMRLFQWMNEDGMLGSLAESLPKSAAELFARADEVMRQIRAWAATKPASEIFAEGQRRRLPFASVHSVREAASSPQVAARGFLREVPSVPGVVLPGPLFRLRDAPAAAPAPPPEWRSAQNEDAVAELLSSWPARAAAADAPRPSSSATAHKPLAGLRVLDFTWVLAGPKATRVLGDLGADVIKLQTEIRSQGTAHNDHPFFAMWNRSKRAVTLDMKHPRAAEIVLRLAEQADVVVENFAPGVLDRWGVGYEALRGRNERIIYLGMSGCGRDGPWRDFVTYAPTIHALCGLTYLTNPPDRRDVGHGISITDHVSGLAGALAVLAALEARERTGRGQMIDLSQLEVGLYLLGPALLEFASGGREAQPHGNRDGLDDLVPNEVYRCRDGEWLAISARDDAEWRRLRDAIGDPALADDALCAVEERRRRRGEIDARLAAWAATRDAESAMTELQERGVAAGKVQSARDLVERDPQLAARRCVRELPHATLGRQSIDRFPADFSGCSLEPYRASPAFGEHTFEVYGELLGMSEEEIALAIADGLFT